A DNA window from Arachis hypogaea cultivar Tifrunner chromosome 18, arahy.Tifrunner.gnm2.J5K5, whole genome shotgun sequence contains the following coding sequences:
- the LOC112771277 gene encoding pentatricopeptide repeat-containing protein At4g14190, chloroplastic: MENSLTQARSHSHHFHFHTNCFTKTIHTETKSSKNKTIFFFFKPSSKFQSLTTQARLASSIHPLSPPPPSTNHAVWDSKHTTLLVEAYHVHRGLGILLRKLDSIDGDPLRILTEDGDWPKEYFWAVVKFLKNASRFSEILQVFDMWKNIEKSRISELNYNKIISLLVEGGMMEGAMSTLQEMKIHGLKPSLDTYNPIIHGFSREGKFGEALCFLDEMKEFDLEPDTETYDGLIRAYGKFKMYDEFGKCVKKMELDGCPPDHITYNILVQEYSHGGVLERMEKLYQRMILKRMRLQSSTLIAMLDAYTTFGMVEKMEMFYRKLLNSKTRLDDDLIRKVAEVYIKNYMFSRLEDLGLDLRLAFGESDLVWCLRLLSYACLLSRKGMDIIVQEMQDAKVH; this comes from the exons atggagaattCTTTGACACAAGCTCGTTCTCACAGCCACCACTTCCATTTCCACACCAATTGCTTCACAAAAACCATACATACAGAAACTAAGAGCAGCAAAAACAAaaccatctttttcttcttcaaaccTTCTTCAAAATTCCAATCCCTCACAACCCAAGCTCGCCTTGCTTCCTCTATCCACCCACTGTCGCCACCGCCACCATCCACCAACCATGCTGTTTGGGACTCAAAGCACACCACCCTTCTTGTGGAAGCTTACCATGTTCACCGTGGACTGGGAATCTTGCTCCGGAAACTTGATAGCATAGATGGTGACCCTCTTAGGATTCTTACTGAAGACGGTGATTGGCCCAAAGAATACTTTTGGGCTGTTGTCAAGTTCCTCAAGAATGCATCAAGGTTTTCGGAAATCCTTCAG GTATTTGACATGTGGAAGAACATTGAGAAATCCCGGATTAGTGAGTTAAACTATAACAAGATAATATCCCTGTTAGTTGAAGGAGGGATGATGGAAGGTGCCATGTCTACATTGCAAGAGATGAAAATTCATGGTCTCAAGCCTTCTTTGGACACCTACAATCCGATTATCCACGGTTTCTCCAGAGAAGGTAAATTTGGCGAAGCTTTGTGTTTTCTTGATGAGAtgaaagaatttgatttagagccAGACACGGAGACTTATGACGGATTAATACGAGCTTATGGTAAATTTAAAATGTATGATGAGTTTGGTAAGTGTGTGAAAAAGATGGAGTTGGATGGTTGTCCTCCTGATCATATCACTTATAATATACTTGTACAAGAGTATTCACATGGTGGGGTACTCGAAAGGATGGAAAAATTATATCAaagaatgattttgaaaagaATGCGTTTGCAATCTTCAACATTGATTGCAATGCTCGATGCTTACACCACATTTGGAATGGTTGAAAAGATGGAAATGTTTTATAGAAAATTGTTGAACTCAAAAACACGTCTAGATGATGATTTGATACGAAAAGTGGCTGAGGTTTATATCAAGAACTACATGTTTTCTAGGTTAGAGGACCTTGGATTAGATTTACGTTTAGCATTTGGTGAATCTGACCTTGTATGGTGTCTTCGCCTCCTATCTTATGCATGTCTTCTGAGTCGAAAAGGTATGGATATAATTGTTCAAGAAATGCAAGATGCCAAGGTTCATTAG